A single window of Mangifera indica cultivar Alphonso chromosome 18, CATAS_Mindica_2.1, whole genome shotgun sequence DNA harbors:
- the LOC123201967 gene encoding uncharacterized protein LOC123201967 isoform X2, with protein sequence MDKTISANNGQITLANEYEVAFVHLLRAENDVRILESLPCLHDKVLDAAADAGFVVSSNQKKKQGNAPGILGGIVTGFKAGKGSHTVDITVAPKSSFTHLEGISSKPPFLDSSPTATDDEKVI encoded by the exons ATGGATAAGACAATTAGTGCAAATAATGGGCAGATAACTTTG GCAAATGAATATGAAGTGGCTTTCGTCCATCTGTTACGTGCTGAAAATGATGTCAG GATTCTGGAGTCTTTGCCTTGTCTTCATGATAAAGTTCTTGATGCTGCTGCAGATGCTGGGTTTGTCGTCTCTTCAAATCAGAAGAAAAAACAG GGCAATGCACCAGGGATTCTTGGTGGTATTGTCACAGGCTTTAAGGCAGGGAAAGGTAGCCATACTGTGGATATTACTGTGGCTCCTAAGTCCAGTTTTACTCATTTAGAGGGAATATCTTCGAAGCCCCCATTCCTAGATTCATCTCCTACTGCAACAGATGATGAGAAAGTAATATAG
- the LOC123201967 gene encoding uncharacterized protein LOC123201967 isoform X1 produces the protein MDKTISANNGQITLANEYEVAFVHLLRAENDVRILESLPCLHDKVLDAAADAGFVVSSNQKKKQGNAPGILGGIVTGFKAGKGSHTVDITVAPKSSFTHLEGISSKPPFLDSSPTATDDEKVTL, from the exons ATGGATAAGACAATTAGTGCAAATAATGGGCAGATAACTTTG GCAAATGAATATGAAGTGGCTTTCGTCCATCTGTTACGTGCTGAAAATGATGTCAG GATTCTGGAGTCTTTGCCTTGTCTTCATGATAAAGTTCTTGATGCTGCTGCAGATGCTGGGTTTGTCGTCTCTTCAAATCAGAAGAAAAAACAG GGCAATGCACCAGGGATTCTTGGTGGTATTGTCACAGGCTTTAAGGCAGGGAAAGGTAGCCATACTGTGGATATTACTGTGGCTCCTAAGTCCAGTTTTACTCATTTAGAGGGAATATCTTCGAAGCCCCCATTCCTAGATTCATCTCCTACTGCAACAGATGATGAGAAA GTCACATTGTAA